Proteins encoded within one genomic window of Bradyrhizobium sp. AZCC 1719:
- a CDS encoding DUF2336 domain-containing protein — protein MIVRQFISWIRTAPAGERAEATRALARAWLISDLSEDDRIAAEGALLMLLDDPSPLVRQAMSEVFARSSDAPAAIVQALSLDQPSIALPLLEHSPLLIDADLVDIVATGNSDTQCAIARRINLPPSVSAAIAEVGSAAAALELIENAYAELAPFSWDRIVERHGHLAAIRESMLVLEGLPAATRAALVAKLSDTLAQFVVARNWLSADRAGRLASEARERSAVNIAARSRGDDMLGLVRHLRATGQLTAGLILRALLSGNLELFDAALAELADLPLARVTALLHDRGGASLQALLIRAGLPESTFGAFRIALEVSRETGFVDTIGGAARLRRRMVERVLTHCETDRKAAEPLLILLRRFATESAREEARLFCEELVADEAFVPAVRDLIAA, from the coding sequence ATGATCGTTCGGCAGTTCATCAGTTGGATTCGTACCGCTCCGGCAGGCGAGCGGGCAGAGGCGACGCGGGCATTGGCGCGGGCCTGGTTGATTTCAGATCTCAGCGAGGATGATCGCATCGCTGCCGAAGGCGCGCTGCTGATGCTGCTCGATGACCCGTCGCCACTGGTGCGCCAGGCGATGTCGGAAGTCTTCGCGCGCAGTTCGGATGCGCCGGCCGCGATCGTGCAGGCGCTCTCGCTCGATCAGCCCTCGATCGCGCTTCCCCTGCTCGAACATTCGCCGCTTCTGATCGACGCCGACCTGGTCGACATCGTCGCCACCGGCAACAGCGACACGCAATGCGCCATCGCCCGCCGCATCAATCTGCCGCCCTCGGTTTCCGCCGCGATTGCCGAAGTCGGCTCGGCGGCCGCAGCGCTCGAACTGATCGAGAATGCCTACGCTGAGCTCGCGCCGTTTTCCTGGGACCGTATCGTCGAACGTCACGGCCATCTCGCCGCGATCAGGGAATCGATGCTGGTGCTGGAAGGCCTGCCGGCTGCCACCCGCGCGGCGCTGGTCGCGAAACTCTCCGACACGCTGGCGCAATTCGTGGTCGCCCGGAACTGGCTGAGCGCCGACCGGGCAGGGCGGCTGGCGAGTGAAGCGCGCGAGCGCTCGGCCGTGAACATCGCGGCGCGGTCGCGCGGCGATGACATGCTGGGCCTGGTGCGGCACCTGCGCGCCACCGGGCAACTGACCGCTGGCCTGATCCTGCGCGCGCTATTGTCTGGCAATCTTGAACTGTTCGATGCGGCGCTTGCCGAGCTGGCCGACCTGCCGCTGGCCCGCGTCACCGCGCTGCTGCACGACCGCGGCGGCGCCAGCCTGCAGGCGCTCCTGATCCGCGCAGGCCTTCCCGAATCCACGTTCGGCGCCTTCCGTATCGCGCTCGAGGTCAGCCGCGAGACCGGCTTTGTCGACACGATCGGCGGCGCCGCGAGGCTGCGCCGCCGCATGGTCGAGCGTGTGCTGACCCATTGCGAGACCGACCGCAAGGCCGCCGAGCCGCTCTTGATCTTGCTGCGGCGCTTCGCAACTGAGTCCGCGCGCGAGGAGGCCCGCCTGTTCTGCGAGGAGCTGGTCGCCGACGAAGCGTTCGTGCCAGCCGTGCGCGATCTGATCGCGGCGTAA